In the Carassius gibelio isolate Cgi1373 ecotype wild population from Czech Republic chromosome A2, carGib1.2-hapl.c, whole genome shotgun sequence genome, one interval contains:
- the LOC128024738 gene encoding aquaporin-1 yields the protein MARELKSWSFWRAVLAEFVGMTVFVFIGIASAIGNKHNRFPDQEVKVALAFGLAIATLAQSLGHISGAHLNPAITLGLLVSCQISFFRAIMYIVAQMVGAVVASGIMFKVSPDPETTLGLNVLSNGVKPGQGFAIELFATFQLVLCVLASTDKNRTDVTGSAPLAIGLSVGLGHLVAISYTGCGINPARSFGPAVVLEAFKNHWIYWIAPMCGGAAAALVYDFLLCPKKEAIRKRMNVLKGTADPDSSTTEPLIEPRTPRSGSGQWPRP from the exons ATGGCACGAGAGCTGAAAAGTTGGTCCTTTTGGCGGGCAGTATTGGCTGAGTTTGTTGGGATGacggtttttgtttttattggcaTAGCCTCCGCCATCGGAAACAAGCACAACAGATTTCCAGACCAAGAGGTTAAAGTAGCTTTAGCTTTTGGCCTGGCCATTGCCACGTTGGCTCAGAGTTTGGGGCATATCAGTGGAGCCCACCTGAACCCAGCTATTACTTTAGGACTTTTGGTCAGCTGTCAGATCAGTTTCTTCAGAGCAATCATGTATATCGTTGCCCAGATGGTGGGAGCTGTGGTGGCAAGTGGCATTATGTTCAAAGTTAGTCCTGACCCTGAAACAACACTGGGACTCAATGTG CTGAGTAACGGTGTGAAACCGGGTCAGGGATTCGCCATTGAGCTTTTTGCAACCTTCCAGCTGGTCCTCTGTGTCCTGGCCTCAACAGACAAAAACCGGACGGATGTCACAGGCTCTGCACCCCTAGCCATCGGACTCTCAGTTGGTTTAGGGCACCTGGTAGCA ATCAGTTACACCGGGTGTGGCATCAACCCCGCTAGATCGTTTGGACCAGCCGTTGTTCTTGAAGCATTTAAAAACCACTGG ATATACTGGATTGCACCCATGTGTGGCGGGGCGGCTGCTGCTCTTGTGTACGACTTCTTGCTCTGCCCAAAGAAGGAAGCGATTCGCAAGCGAATGAATGTACTGAAAGGCACAGCTGATCCGGACTCCTCCACGACAGAACCCCTAATTGAACCCCGAACCCCCAGATCTGGTTCTGGTCAGTGGCCCAGGCCCTGA